In Gadus morhua chromosome 2, gadMor3.0, whole genome shotgun sequence, a single window of DNA contains:
- the LOC115557304 gene encoding CD209 antigen-like, producing the protein MVGSSWIGLSDREKEGTHKWMDGTPMTSSWRHVRPRDDGGARDCVVAGEDGWSEEPCNRLHHWICEKSVDLDHLEAERNKEGSVMPTEEEEAPSITEFHSSTHVFHRPPTTSSDTRGSILFFSSITQCGNGGILRAT; encoded by the exons ATGGTGGGTTcttcctggattggactgagtgatcgagagaaggaggggacccacaagtggatggatggtacccccatgacctcaag ttggagacacgtTAGACCACGCGATGACGGGGGAGCAAGAGACTGTGTcgtagcaggggaggacggctggtctgaagaaccgtgtaacagactgcaccactggatctgtgagaagagcgtagacctggatcatctggaggctgagcggaacaaagagg gttcagtgatgcccacggaggaggaggaggcccccagcatcacagagttccactcctctacccacgtgtt TCACAGACCGCCCACCACCAGCAGTGACACCAGAGGTTCCATCCTCTTCTTCAGCTCCATCACCCAATGTGGCAACGGTGGCATCCTCCGTGCCACATAG
- the LOC115530170 gene encoding conserved oligomeric Golgi complex subunit 1 isoform X1 has protein sequence MEACAPWRRSTNRSSNATSSPAGKDKRILQEEISTGSVFKYLPSSVSEFQPVLRTLARPIQREQLRDTLQQWITTCKEDICSGISSLLVYVTSLKALAAIRDAIWDLLSTDSISLHWGSVCQCLLERPLDVWEDFLQHLFLQRLQAITKDEMDTISDSSTQLLTSALRDLESPAPQAAAPPKGHGGRFESDVASFLWSEAPGDLLSDSAWVSVAQRDPQHHSGLAMKTLALTPCVQSFCTALDAKLRTRLDDLQHYLPVQEPGSSYPSPALQGTWPAKGLAASAFDRFKDAADVEQSLRDSCLACVQQILSHIRSELSSGEPRPDLGTVLFVARLCQSMGDLCTNLRRCVLGREGSSEAARETPRAGRKLGKAKAPAQVGPAQARWVGLRRDLGACSMDAYRIWSSALSQALVDHFATALNADTPGAILKTATSWEELEIQEEAESGSSVTSKIRLPVQPSWFVQALLFQLCLEVNRVGGHALPRPTLHELLKSCLDQVLHHYHSITQQTQDKDHGFPMTQTRALQLLFDLRYLCTTLNPRPEGGQGGGSSQDPRIQQVCDWLEGFIDPFDLDVFTAPLSAHLNRLSQRTSVLLGFLTDTEKQFVQRNSAASSQEQYNILPLASSQIRFGLLPLSMSNTRLTKSGRQAVDPVSRATPTNSAIDHSFRPGNLFRQLAHHEEEPAAPSLFKLSWLSGMAK, from the exons GTAAAGATAAAAGGATATTGCAGGAGGAGATAAGCACAGGAAGCGTGTTCAAGTACCTCCCGTCGTCGGTCTCTGAGTTCCAGCCGGTGCTGCGGACGCTGGCGCGCCCCATCCAGAGGGAGCAGCTCCGCGACACGCTGCAGCAGTGGATCACCAC GTGTAAGGAGGACATCTGCAGCGGCATCAGTAGCCTGCTGGTGTATGTGACCAGCCTGAAGGCCCTGGCGGCCATCAGGGACGCTATCTGGGACCTCCTCTCCACTGACTCCATCAGCCTGCACTGGggcagtgtgtgtcagtgcctgCTGGAGCGCCCCCTGGATGTTTGGGAGGACTTCCTGCAGCATCTCTTCCTCCAGCGCCTGCAG GCCATCACTAAAGACGAAATGGACACCATCTCCGACAGCTCCACCCAGCTCCTCACCTCGGCCCTCCGGGATCTAgagagccccgccccccaggccgcagcgccccctaaaggccACGGCGGGCGCTTTGAGTCGGACGTCGCCTCCTTCCTGTGGTCCGAGGCCCCGGGGGACCTGCTGAGCGACAGCGCCTGGGTGAGCGTGGCCCAGCGCGACCCGCAGCACCACAGCGGGCTGGCCATGAAGACGCTGGCGCTCACGCCCTGCGTGCAGAGCTTCTGCACCGCTCTGGACGCCAAGCTCCGGACCCGGCTGGACGACCTGCAGCACTACCTCCCCGTACAGGAACCAG GGTCCTCCTACCCCAGCCCGGCTCTCCAAGGCACCTGGCCGGCCAAGGGCCTCGCCGCATCAGCCTTCGATCGCTTCAAAGACGCCGCCGACGTGGAGCAGAGCTTACGGGACTCCTGCTTGGCCTGCGTCCAACAGATCCTGTCTCACATCCGGTCCGAGCTGTCCTCCGGCGAGCCCCGCCCCGACCTCGGCACGGTCCTCTTTGTGGCGCGCCTGTGCCAGTCCATGGGGGACCTGTGCACGAACCTCAGGCGCTGCGTcttggggagggagggcagcTCAGAGGCCGCCAGGGAGACCCCCAGAGCGGGGAGGAAGCTGGGCAAGGCCAAGGCTCCGGCCCAGGTGGGGCCCGCCCAGGCCAGGTGGGTCGGCCTGAGGCGGGACCTCGGGGCCTGCAGCATGGACGCCTACCGCATCTGGAGCAGCGCCCTGTCCCAG GCACTGGTGGATCATTTTGCAACGGCGCTCAATGCCGACACTCCCGGTGCCATCCTGAAAACGGCCACGAGCTGGGAGGAGCTAGAGAtccaggaggaggcggagtcgGGCAGCAGCGTCACGTCCAAAATAAGACTTCCTGTGCAG ccctcctGGTTCGTCCAGGCGCTGCTGTTCCAGCTGTGCCTGGAGGTGAACAGAGTCGGCGGCCACGCCTTGCCGAGACCCACCTTGCATGAGCTGCTGAAGTCCTGCCTGGACCAGGTCCTCCATCACTACCACAGCATCACGCAGCAGACCCAGGACAAG GACCACGGCTTCCCCATGACCCAGACCAGAGCGCTGCAGCTGCTGTTTGACCTGCGGTACCTCTGCACCACGCTGAACCCCCGGCCGGAGGGGGGCCAGGGCGGGGGCTCGTCTCAGGACCCCAG GATCCAACAGGTCTGCGATTGGTTGGAGGGCTTCATAGATCCCTTTGATCTTGACGTGTTCACGGCACCACTCAGCGCCCACCTCAACCGCCTGTCCCAGAGGACCTCG GTGCTTTTGGGGTTCttaacagacacagagaaacaatTTGTGCAGCGAAACAGCGCTGCGAGCTCCCAGGAGCAGTACAACATCCTGCCTCTGGCAAGCAGCCAGATCAG GTTTGGTCTGCTGCCTCTGAGCATGTCCAACACGAGGCTCACCAAGTCGGGCCGACAGGCCGTCGATCCAGTGTCACGG GCGACGCCCACCAACTCAGCCATAGATCACAGCTTCCGCCCGGGCAACCTCTTCAGACAGCTGGCCCACCACGAGGAGGAGCCCGCCGCCCCTTCCTTATTCAAGCTCAGCTGGCTCTCAGGCATGGCCAAATAG
- the LOC115530170 gene encoding conserved oligomeric Golgi complex subunit 1 isoform X2, whose amino-acid sequence MEACAPWRRSTNRSSNATSSPAGKDKRILQEEISTGSVFKYLPSSVSEFQPVLRTLARPIQREQLRDTLQQWITTCKEDICSGISSLLVYVTSLKALAAIRDAIWDLLSTDSISLHWGSVCQCLLERPLDVWEDFLQHLFLQRLQAITKDEMDTISDSSTQLLTSALRDLESPAPQAAAPPKGHGGRFESDVASFLWSEAPGDLLSDSAWVSVAQRDPQHHSGLAMKTLALTPCVQSFCTALDAKLRTRLDDLQHYLPVQEPGSSYPSPALQGTWPAKGLAASAFDRFKDAADVEQSLRDSCLACVQQILSHIRSELSSGEPRPDLGTVLFVARLCQSMGDLCTNLRRCVLGREGSSEAARETPRAGRKLGKAKAPAQVGPAQARWVGLRRDLGACSMDAYRIWSSALSQALVDHFATALNADTPGAILKTATSWEELEIQEEAESGSSVTSKIRLPVQPSWFVQALLFQLCLEVNRVGGHALPRPTLHELLKSCLDQVLHHYHSITQQTQDKDHGFPMTQTRALQLLFDLRYLCTTLNPRPEGGQGGGSSQDPRIQQVCDWLEGFIDPFDLDVFTAPLSAHLNRLSQRTSVLLGFLTDTEKQFVQRNSAASSQEQYNILPLASSQIRFGLLPLSMSNTRLTKSGRQAVDPVSRYFE is encoded by the exons GTAAAGATAAAAGGATATTGCAGGAGGAGATAAGCACAGGAAGCGTGTTCAAGTACCTCCCGTCGTCGGTCTCTGAGTTCCAGCCGGTGCTGCGGACGCTGGCGCGCCCCATCCAGAGGGAGCAGCTCCGCGACACGCTGCAGCAGTGGATCACCAC GTGTAAGGAGGACATCTGCAGCGGCATCAGTAGCCTGCTGGTGTATGTGACCAGCCTGAAGGCCCTGGCGGCCATCAGGGACGCTATCTGGGACCTCCTCTCCACTGACTCCATCAGCCTGCACTGGggcagtgtgtgtcagtgcctgCTGGAGCGCCCCCTGGATGTTTGGGAGGACTTCCTGCAGCATCTCTTCCTCCAGCGCCTGCAG GCCATCACTAAAGACGAAATGGACACCATCTCCGACAGCTCCACCCAGCTCCTCACCTCGGCCCTCCGGGATCTAgagagccccgccccccaggccgcagcgccccctaaaggccACGGCGGGCGCTTTGAGTCGGACGTCGCCTCCTTCCTGTGGTCCGAGGCCCCGGGGGACCTGCTGAGCGACAGCGCCTGGGTGAGCGTGGCCCAGCGCGACCCGCAGCACCACAGCGGGCTGGCCATGAAGACGCTGGCGCTCACGCCCTGCGTGCAGAGCTTCTGCACCGCTCTGGACGCCAAGCTCCGGACCCGGCTGGACGACCTGCAGCACTACCTCCCCGTACAGGAACCAG GGTCCTCCTACCCCAGCCCGGCTCTCCAAGGCACCTGGCCGGCCAAGGGCCTCGCCGCATCAGCCTTCGATCGCTTCAAAGACGCCGCCGACGTGGAGCAGAGCTTACGGGACTCCTGCTTGGCCTGCGTCCAACAGATCCTGTCTCACATCCGGTCCGAGCTGTCCTCCGGCGAGCCCCGCCCCGACCTCGGCACGGTCCTCTTTGTGGCGCGCCTGTGCCAGTCCATGGGGGACCTGTGCACGAACCTCAGGCGCTGCGTcttggggagggagggcagcTCAGAGGCCGCCAGGGAGACCCCCAGAGCGGGGAGGAAGCTGGGCAAGGCCAAGGCTCCGGCCCAGGTGGGGCCCGCCCAGGCCAGGTGGGTCGGCCTGAGGCGGGACCTCGGGGCCTGCAGCATGGACGCCTACCGCATCTGGAGCAGCGCCCTGTCCCAG GCACTGGTGGATCATTTTGCAACGGCGCTCAATGCCGACACTCCCGGTGCCATCCTGAAAACGGCCACGAGCTGGGAGGAGCTAGAGAtccaggaggaggcggagtcgGGCAGCAGCGTCACGTCCAAAATAAGACTTCCTGTGCAG ccctcctGGTTCGTCCAGGCGCTGCTGTTCCAGCTGTGCCTGGAGGTGAACAGAGTCGGCGGCCACGCCTTGCCGAGACCCACCTTGCATGAGCTGCTGAAGTCCTGCCTGGACCAGGTCCTCCATCACTACCACAGCATCACGCAGCAGACCCAGGACAAG GACCACGGCTTCCCCATGACCCAGACCAGAGCGCTGCAGCTGCTGTTTGACCTGCGGTACCTCTGCACCACGCTGAACCCCCGGCCGGAGGGGGGCCAGGGCGGGGGCTCGTCTCAGGACCCCAG GATCCAACAGGTCTGCGATTGGTTGGAGGGCTTCATAGATCCCTTTGATCTTGACGTGTTCACGGCACCACTCAGCGCCCACCTCAACCGCCTGTCCCAGAGGACCTCG GTGCTTTTGGGGTTCttaacagacacagagaaacaatTTGTGCAGCGAAACAGCGCTGCGAGCTCCCAGGAGCAGTACAACATCCTGCCTCTGGCAAGCAGCCAGATCAG GTTTGGTCTGCTGCCTCTGAGCATGTCCAACACGAGGCTCACCAAGTCGGGCCGACAGGCCGTCGATCCAGTGTCACGG TATTTTGAATAG